A region from the Pseudomonas promysalinigenes genome encodes:
- a CDS encoding DUF3325 domain-containing protein has translation MLSFALIGFAGFAALCLAMEKHFSALLVRKPSAFKLRVLRIVGWSLLTVSLALAVHGRGWAHGLVEWVACLMAGVTVWVFGLPYRPWLLLGLAAVSLVLGPLLALLNG, from the coding sequence ATGCTCAGTTTTGCCCTGATCGGTTTCGCCGGCTTCGCTGCCCTGTGCCTGGCGATGGAAAAACACTTCAGCGCGCTGCTGGTGCGTAAACCCTCGGCATTCAAGCTGCGCGTGTTGCGAATCGTCGGGTGGTCGTTGCTGACAGTATCGTTGGCGCTTGCCGTTCATGGGCGAGGCTGGGCCCATGGTCTGGTGGAATGGGTCGCTTGCCTGATGGCGGGAGTCACCGTGTGGGTGTTCGGTCTACCCTATCGACCGTGGCTGCTGCTCGGCCTGGCAGCTGTCAGCCTGGTGCTCGGGCCGCTGCTGGCGCTGTTGAACGGGTGA
- the hmgA gene encoding homogentisate 1,2-dioxygenase yields the protein MNRDTSADLQYLSGFGNEFASEALPGALPIGQNSPQKAPYGLYAELLSGTAFTMPRSELRRTWLYRIRPSALHPRFERLERQPLSGPLGAVTPNRLRWNPQPIPTEPTDFIEGWLPMAANSVAEKPAGVSIYLYRANRSMQRVFFNADGELLLVPEQGRLRLVTELGVMDIEPQEIAVMPRGMKFRVELLDGQARGYIAENHGAPLRLPDLGPIGSNGLANPRDFLTPVARYEEAPGPVQLVQKFLGEHWGCELQHSPLDVVAWHGSNVPYKYDLRRFNTIGTVSFDHPDPSIFTVLTSPTSVHGMANMDFVIFPPRWMVAENTFRPPWFHRNLMNEFMGLISGAYDAKAEGFLPGGASLHGVMSAHGPDAETCEKAIAAQLAPHKIDNTMAFMFETSQVLRPSLQALDSPQLQADYDSCWASLPSTFNPNRR from the coding sequence ATGAACCGCGACACGTCCGCCGACCTTCAGTACCTGAGCGGTTTCGGCAACGAATTTGCCAGCGAAGCACTGCCCGGCGCACTGCCGATCGGGCAGAACTCCCCGCAAAAGGCCCCCTATGGTTTGTATGCCGAGCTGCTGTCGGGCACGGCGTTCACCATGCCCCGCAGCGAGCTGCGCCGCACTTGGCTATACCGTATCCGTCCGTCGGCGCTGCACCCTCGTTTCGAACGCCTTGAGCGCCAGCCTCTGTCGGGGCCGCTGGGGGCGGTCACGCCCAACCGTCTGCGTTGGAACCCTCAGCCGATACCCACCGAGCCTACCGATTTCATCGAAGGCTGGTTGCCAATGGCCGCCAATTCGGTGGCCGAAAAGCCGGCGGGGGTCAGTATCTACCTCTACCGCGCCAACCGCTCCATGCAGCGGGTGTTCTTCAACGCGGACGGCGAGTTGCTGTTGGTACCAGAGCAAGGCCGCCTGCGCCTTGTTACCGAACTGGGGGTGATGGACATCGAGCCGCAGGAAATCGCCGTGATGCCTCGCGGGATGAAATTCCGTGTCGAGTTGCTCGATGGCCAGGCCCGCGGTTACATCGCCGAGAACCATGGCGCACCGCTGCGCCTGCCGGATCTGGGGCCGATTGGCAGCAACGGCCTGGCCAACCCCAGGGACTTCCTCACCCCGGTGGCGCGCTACGAAGAGGCCCCAGGGCCAGTGCAGCTGGTGCAGAAGTTTCTTGGTGAGCATTGGGGCTGCGAGCTGCAGCATTCGCCGCTGGACGTGGTCGCCTGGCACGGCAGCAACGTGCCTTATAAATACGACCTGCGCCGTTTCAATACCATTGGCACGGTGAGTTTCGATCACCCGGACCCGTCGATCTTCACCGTACTTACATCGCCGACCAGCGTACACGGCATGGCCAATATGGATTTCGTGATATTCCCGCCCCGCTGGATGGTGGCCGAAAACACGTTCCGCCCGCCATGGTTCCACCGAAACCTGATGAATGAGTTCATGGGCTTGATCAGCGGCGCCTACGATGCCAAGGCCGAAGGCTTCCTGCCCGGTGGCGCATCGCTGCATGGGGTGATGAGCGCCCATGGTCCGGACGCCGAAACCTGCGAAAAGGCCATTGCGGCGCAACTGGCACCGCACAAGATCGACAACACCATGGCATTCATGTTCGAAACCAGCCAAGTGCTGCGCCCCAGCCTGCAGGCACTCGACAGCCCGCAACTGCAGGCAGATTACGACAGTTGCTGGGCTAGCTTGCCCAGCACCTTCAACCCGAACCGGAGATAA
- a CDS encoding Leu/Phe/Val dehydrogenase, translating to MFALMQSTRTQSLHLFIDPPTGLKAVVAIHSEKLGPALGGCRYLPYADDESAMADAVRLAQGMSYKAALAGLSLGGGKAVVLRNPHVENRAALFEAFGRFVDTLQGRFIVAVDSGTSTQDMDCIAQSTPHVTSTTACGDPSAQAALGVFAGIRATSQARLGSSNLEGLRVAVQGLGNVGYALAEQLHAAGAELLVSDLDPGRVRLAVEQFDAHPVTHDALISTPCDIFAPCGVGPVLNGQTVMQLRCAAVAGAANNQLTTLQVADQLETRGILYAPDYVINAGGLIYVALKHQGEALSTITAHLAGIPARLTEIFGHAQAQKRSPARVAQMLAERLLYP from the coding sequence ATGTTCGCCCTGATGCAAAGCACCCGTACCCAGTCGCTGCACCTGTTCATCGACCCGCCCACCGGCCTCAAGGCCGTCGTGGCGATTCACAGCGAGAAATTGGGCCCTGCGCTGGGTGGCTGCCGCTATCTACCCTATGCCGATGACGAAAGCGCCATGGCCGACGCCGTTCGCCTGGCCCAAGGCATGAGCTACAAGGCGGCCCTGGCCGGGTTGTCGTTGGGTGGCGGCAAGGCGGTGGTCTTGCGCAACCCTCATGTGGAAAACCGCGCGGCGCTGTTCGAGGCCTTCGGCCGCTTCGTCGACACCTTGCAAGGGCGTTTCATCGTGGCCGTGGACAGTGGCACTTCCACACAAGACATGGACTGCATCGCCCAGAGCACCCCACACGTCACCAGCACCACAGCTTGCGGGGACCCTTCTGCGCAGGCGGCGCTCGGAGTGTTTGCCGGTATACGCGCCACGTCTCAGGCACGCCTTGGCAGCAGTAACCTCGAAGGACTGCGAGTGGCGGTTCAGGGGTTGGGCAACGTCGGTTATGCCCTGGCCGAGCAACTGCACGCGGCGGGGGCGGAATTGCTGGTCAGCGACCTGGACCCAGGCCGGGTGCGCCTTGCGGTGGAGCAGTTCGACGCGCACCCGGTAACCCACGACGCCTTGATCAGTACACCCTGCGATATTTTTGCGCCCTGCGGTGTGGGGCCGGTGCTCAATGGGCAAACGGTGATGCAGTTGCGCTGCGCTGCAGTGGCAGGTGCGGCGAACAACCAGCTGACCACGTTGCAAGTAGCTGATCAGCTGGAAACACGAGGCATCCTGTATGCCCCCGACTACGTGATAAATGCCGGAGGGCTGATTTATGTCGCCCTCAAGCATCAGGGAGAAGCCCTGAGCACCATCACTGCACATTTGGCGGGCATACCTGCGCGCCTGACCGAGATATTTGGCCATGCCCAGGCGCAAAAGCGCTCGCCCGCACGGGTTGCTCAGATGCTCGCTGAGCGCCTGCTTTATCCGTAG
- the maiA gene encoding maleylacetoacetate isomerase: MELYTYYRSTSSYRVRIALALKGLEFQALPVNLLKGEQHAAGYLAVNPQGRVPALRTDEGELLVQSPAIIEYLEEAYPQPALLPADANMRAKVRGVAALIACDVHPLHNVSVLNQLRQLGHDETQVHQWIAHWTRHGLAAVEQLIGEHGYCFGSQPGLADVYLIPQLYAAERFNIDLSPYPRIARVAGLAKGHPAFAKAHPACQVDTPAQ; this comes from the coding sequence ATGGAGCTGTATACCTATTACCGTTCCACTTCGTCCTACCGCGTGCGCATAGCCCTGGCATTGAAGGGCCTGGAGTTTCAGGCTTTGCCCGTCAATTTGCTCAAGGGCGAGCAGCATGCGGCAGGCTACCTTGCGGTTAACCCCCAAGGCCGGGTGCCGGCTTTGCGCACTGACGAGGGTGAGCTGCTGGTGCAATCGCCAGCGATCATCGAGTATCTGGAAGAGGCGTATCCACAGCCGGCACTGTTGCCGGCCGATGCCAACATGCGCGCCAAAGTACGTGGGGTGGCGGCGCTCATCGCCTGCGATGTGCACCCGCTGCACAATGTCAGCGTGCTCAATCAACTTCGGCAGTTGGGTCATGATGAAACGCAGGTCCATCAGTGGATCGCCCACTGGACCCGCCACGGTCTGGCCGCCGTCGAGCAGTTGATTGGCGAGCATGGCTATTGCTTCGGCAGCCAGCCGGGGCTGGCGGATGTCTATTTGATACCGCAGCTATATGCCGCCGAGCGCTTCAATATTGACCTGAGCCCGTACCCGCGCATAGCCCGGGTGGCGGGCCTTGCCAAAGGGCATCCGGCATTCGCCAAGGCGCATCCGGCCTGCCAGGTGGACACCCCGGCTCAGTGA
- a CDS encoding RNA polymerase sigma factor, giving the protein MTDSDNDGARARLLQVFLAQRARMEAMVNRRVGCRATASDLVQELFLRLWRRPEVKAQALDTYLLRCAGNLAIDHLRSEGSRERVAEASLAGDEAAQPQAPEHALEVDHDLQRIETALRALPERTRQIFLLNRIHGCTYGEIAKAMQLSQSTVEKHMMRALEACKASIAEPATFIRRPGSARR; this is encoded by the coding sequence TTGACTGATTCTGACAACGACGGCGCCCGTGCACGTTTGCTTCAAGTGTTTCTGGCCCAGCGTGCGCGCATGGAAGCCATGGTCAACCGCCGGGTCGGTTGCCGTGCCACGGCGTCCGACCTGGTTCAGGAACTGTTCCTGCGCTTGTGGCGACGGCCCGAGGTCAAAGCCCAGGCGCTCGATACCTACTTGTTGCGTTGTGCCGGCAACCTGGCCATCGATCATTTGCGCAGTGAAGGTAGCCGCGAGCGTGTCGCCGAAGCCTCGCTAGCGGGGGATGAAGCTGCGCAGCCTCAGGCCCCGGAACACGCCCTGGAGGTCGATCATGATCTGCAGCGCATCGAAACCGCGCTGCGAGCCCTGCCTGAGCGTACTCGGCAAATATTTCTGCTCAACCGCATACACGGCTGCACCTACGGCGAAATCGCCAAGGCCATGCAGCTTTCCCAGAGCACCGTGGAAAAGCATATGATGCGCGCCCTAGAGGCGTGCAAGGCTAGTATTGCCGAGCCCGCGACCTTTATTCGCAGGCCAGGGAGCGCCCGCCGATGA
- a CDS encoding DUF3649 domain-containing protein encodes MKRSAGLPLSYRLAVVSRSLAALLGGYVLASLFSICLALLLPLPQVDATLTGLMLSFVIYVLAFIGCFACRSAWRAWLGVLLPSVLLGLLGGFAYWMQQP; translated from the coding sequence ATGAAGCGCTCTGCCGGACTTCCTCTGAGCTATCGCCTGGCTGTGGTCTCACGCAGCCTGGCCGCGTTGCTGGGTGGCTACGTGCTGGCATCGTTGTTCAGTATCTGCCTTGCGCTGCTGCTGCCGTTGCCTCAGGTCGATGCCACGCTGACCGGTTTGATGCTCTCGTTCGTCATCTATGTATTGGCCTTCATCGGCTGTTTCGCCTGCCGCAGTGCCTGGCGTGCCTGGCTCGGTGTACTGCTGCCGAGCGTGCTGCTGGGCCTGCTCGGCGGCTTTGCCTATTGGATGCAACAGCCATGA
- a CDS encoding phosphate-starvation-inducible protein PsiE gives MDIKWAEKLRKGLHGSADSLGNLCVEAFHYLALFGIGAITAYAAVVTFLDMLGKGGISVDDILLLFIYLELGAMVGIYFKTNHMPIRFLLYVAITALTRLLIGDVSHHKAPDVGLLYVCGGILLLAFSILVVRYASYRYPSTKALDANGKDVEESK, from the coding sequence GTGGACATCAAATGGGCAGAGAAACTACGCAAGGGCCTGCATGGCTCGGCTGACTCGCTGGGCAACCTGTGTGTGGAGGCGTTCCACTACCTCGCACTGTTCGGCATCGGCGCCATCACCGCCTATGCTGCGGTGGTGACCTTTCTCGACATGCTCGGCAAGGGTGGGATCAGCGTCGATGACATTCTGCTGCTGTTCATCTACCTGGAGCTTGGAGCGATGGTTGGGATCTACTTCAAGACCAACCACATGCCGATCCGCTTTTTGCTTTACGTAGCGATTACCGCCCTGACGCGGCTGCTGATTGGCGATGTATCACACCACAAGGCGCCTGATGTGGGGTTGCTGTATGTCTGCGGTGGCATCCTGCTGTTGGCGTTTTCGATCTTGGTAGTGCGCTATGCGTCGTACCGCTACCCCTCGACCAAGGCTCTGGACGCCAACGGCAAGGATGTGGAGGAAAGCAAGTAG
- a CDS encoding DUF3509 domain-containing protein has translation MNNPFEQISAAFAPQYRVNLSIERLDGSIMLTLSDDAGVVAKRLISQAQRNDPVRLQRVIDSIRLGLAIELGQNPLQVLAALTRDPHPQARPFTGIGVAN, from the coding sequence ATGAACAACCCATTCGAACAGATCAGCGCCGCCTTCGCCCCGCAGTACCGGGTCAACCTGAGTATCGAGCGGTTGGACGGCAGCATCATGCTGACCCTTTCCGACGACGCTGGCGTGGTCGCCAAGCGCCTGATCAGCCAAGCTCAGCGCAATGACCCGGTGCGCCTGCAACGGGTCATCGACAGCATTCGCCTTGGGCTGGCGATCGAGCTGGGGCAGAACCCGTTACAGGTGCTCGCAGCCCTGACCCGTGATCCCCACCCGCAGGCGCGTCCGTTCACCGGAATCGGCGTGGCGAACTGA
- a CDS encoding SirB1 family protein, producing the protein MNPRQACLACLEREPVALLEAALWIAAEHDRQVEPAACLAALRNVQGQISASLPMLPLSELAQPLLRQLNALGFQQDEYHPIRPHAALLDKVLQRRRGQPLALAIITLELAQRLSIPLEGVAFPGHFLLRVPGADHLLDPCGGRRLYTNDCRELLARQFGPQMPLTAEHLRSASAKQMLQRLSRNLRQLHISNDNHLAALVDAERVMQLGPVQVSDYMTRATLYQRLDCPHAERFDLEHALLLTEDPVQRLKLSERIAKLPSAKRSIH; encoded by the coding sequence ATGAACCCACGTCAAGCCTGCCTGGCCTGCCTGGAACGCGAGCCGGTCGCCCTGCTGGAAGCTGCCCTATGGATTGCTGCCGAGCATGATCGGCAGGTCGAGCCTGCCGCATGCCTGGCTGCATTGCGCAATGTCCAAGGGCAGATCAGCGCCAGTCTGCCCATGCTGCCACTATCGGAGCTCGCTCAACCGCTGCTGCGCCAGCTCAACGCGCTGGGCTTTCAACAAGACGAATACCACCCGATCCGCCCCCATGCGGCGTTGCTGGACAAAGTATTGCAGCGCAGACGCGGCCAACCGCTGGCGCTGGCGATCATTACCCTGGAACTGGCTCAGCGCTTGTCCATCCCCTTGGAGGGTGTGGCATTTCCGGGGCACTTTCTGCTACGGGTGCCGGGCGCCGACCACCTGCTCGACCCCTGTGGCGGCCGTCGCCTCTACACCAACGATTGCCGTGAGCTACTGGCGCGCCAGTTCGGCCCACAGATGCCATTGACAGCAGAGCACCTGCGCAGTGCCAGTGCGAAGCAGATGCTGCAGCGACTGTCACGCAACCTTCGCCAGTTGCATATCAGCAACGACAACCACTTGGCTGCGCTGGTGGATGCTGAGCGGGTGATGCAACTGGGCCCAGTGCAGGTCAGCGATTACATGACCCGTGCCACGCTCTATCAGCGGCTGGACTGCCCCCACGCCGAACGCTTCGACCTGGAGCATGCCCTGCTGCTGACCGAAGACCCCGTCCAGCGGCTGAAGCTGTCTGAACGGATCGCCAAGCTTCCGAGCGCCAAGCGCTCTATTCACTGA
- a CDS encoding HPF/RaiA family ribosome-associated protein, whose protein sequence is MQIQVNSSNHIEGNIRLNEWVRSTLEASLERFDDDLTRIEVHLRDENGAKPGPHDKRCQLEARPKGHQPICVTHTANSLDQAVDGAASKLTHALEHFYGKLRSKRGVLELNDPDA, encoded by the coding sequence ATGCAAATCCAGGTCAACAGCAGCAACCATATCGAAGGCAACATCCGTCTGAACGAGTGGGTCCGCAGTACGCTGGAAGCCAGCCTCGAACGCTTTGATGACGACCTCACCCGGATTGAGGTGCACCTGCGCGACGAGAACGGTGCCAAGCCCGGCCCGCATGACAAACGCTGCCAATTGGAGGCTCGCCCAAAAGGCCATCAGCCCATCTGCGTGACCCACACCGCTAACTCGCTGGACCAGGCGGTTGACGGTGCCGCCAGCAAGCTCACCCATGCGCTGGAACACTTCTACGGCAAACTGCGCAGCAAACGTGGCGTACTGGAGCTGAACGATCCCGACGCCTGA
- a CDS encoding YebG family protein codes for MAVEILYRSTRDLETTFLDRKLADAHDQMLELAEVLTQVLVKHVPGLDENMAEEASIFMAKNRAVFAAAFKNNASALAELDGSDKTDE; via the coding sequence ATGGCTGTAGAGATTCTTTACCGCAGCACGCGCGATTTGGAGACCACGTTCTTGGACCGCAAACTCGCAGACGCCCATGACCAGATGCTGGAACTGGCCGAAGTGTTGACTCAAGTGCTGGTCAAGCATGTGCCAGGCCTGGACGAAAACATGGCCGAAGAGGCAAGCATCTTCATGGCCAAGAACAGGGCAGTATTCGCTGCTGCGTTCAAGAACAACGCCTCGGCATTGGCTGAACTGGATGGGTCGGACAAAACCGACGAGTAA
- a CDS encoding IclR family transcriptional regulator: MAKASSSADNGKQKVRSAEVGTDILKALAELSPSTSLSRLAEHVQMPASKVHRYLQALIASGFAEQDGATNHYGLGREALRVGLAALGSIDVLKVAALPLSQLRDALNESCFLAVWGNQGATVVSIEPAVRAVTVVTQIGSVLPLLSSSTGLVFAAHLPERETVELRDRELVALQQSACVYEPLLAGIRERGLHHVHGLLMPGVDALSAPVFNAMGQIAAVMTVVGPTSIFHADENGPAAQRLLAAARDTSWRMGYAPAP; encoded by the coding sequence ATGGCCAAAGCCAGCTCCAGCGCCGACAACGGCAAGCAGAAAGTCCGCTCGGCGGAAGTCGGCACCGATATACTCAAGGCCCTTGCCGAACTCTCGCCGTCCACCTCGCTGTCACGCCTGGCAGAGCACGTGCAGATGCCGGCGAGCAAGGTGCATCGCTATCTGCAAGCACTGATCGCCAGCGGCTTCGCCGAGCAGGATGGCGCTACCAACCACTACGGTCTGGGGCGTGAAGCCTTGCGTGTGGGGTTGGCAGCGTTGGGCAGCATCGATGTGTTGAAGGTAGCGGCGCTGCCGCTGTCGCAATTGCGCGACGCGCTCAACGAAAGTTGCTTTCTTGCGGTATGGGGCAACCAAGGCGCCACTGTGGTTAGCATCGAGCCTGCCGTACGAGCGGTCACGGTGGTGACTCAAATTGGCTCGGTATTGCCGCTGCTCAGCTCTTCCACTGGCCTGGTGTTCGCCGCCCACCTACCCGAGCGTGAGACCGTGGAGTTGCGCGACCGCGAACTGGTGGCACTGCAGCAGAGCGCCTGCGTGTATGAGCCCTTGCTGGCAGGCATCCGCGAACGCGGCTTGCACCATGTGCACGGTCTGCTGATGCCCGGTGTGGATGCGTTGTCTGCGCCAGTGTTCAACGCCATGGGGCAGATCGCTGCGGTGATGACCGTGGTCGGGCCGACTTCAATTTTCCATGCCGATGAGAACGGCCCGGCAGCGCAGCGGCTACTGGCTGCCGCCCGTGACACCAGCTGGCGCATGGGCTACGCGCCAGCGCCTTGA
- a CDS encoding PepSY-associated TM helix domain-containing protein: MKEGLRQAMAWLHTWTGLIFGWLLFAIFLTGTLSYFKEEVSHWMQPEVRRHALDAQASLRLAQQYLEHNGAHSSTWMIRLPSERDAGLTVGWRDPEGGRRGFVRKTLDAQTGQPVEARDSRGGEFFYRFHFELQMPYPWGRWLSTLCAFIMLLGLVTGIITHKKIFKEFFTFRPGKGQRTWLDGHNAIGVLVLPFHLMISYSSLVLFMYLVMPASIMASYGSSSGYFNDLFGRDDPPQVVNVATPLVPLASLYAKVQTQAPGAHMGFIQVQNAGDRNARVTFTQSSADSVPYRRSANWTFDGATGELLSQGAPESGAMMTAFSFAGLHMGNYAGPWLRWLYFAFGLAGTAVIGTGLVMWLGKRQLKHAKAQRLPGELRLVEVLNIASMSGLVVAVAGYFWANRLLPVTLPGRADWEINTFFMIWLAALAHAVLRPGRKAWGEQLAVGAAAFALLPALNALSTGQGLNASVPAGDWAMAGFDLTALACGVFLAWAASSMLRPAKPASQRAAKAAKVSPAMVEVK; encoded by the coding sequence ATGAAGGAAGGTTTGCGCCAGGCAATGGCCTGGCTTCACACCTGGACCGGGCTGATATTTGGCTGGCTGCTGTTTGCCATATTCCTCACTGGCACCTTGTCGTACTTCAAGGAAGAAGTCAGTCACTGGATGCAGCCGGAAGTACGCCGCCATGCCCTCGACGCGCAGGCCAGCCTGCGTCTGGCCCAGCAGTACCTGGAGCACAATGGCGCGCATTCGAGCACTTGGATGATCCGCCTGCCCAGCGAGCGAGATGCGGGTTTGACCGTGGGTTGGCGTGACCCCGAGGGCGGGCGCCGAGGGTTTGTCAGGAAAACCCTCGACGCCCAGACCGGGCAGCCAGTAGAGGCGCGCGACAGCCGAGGCGGCGAGTTCTTCTATCGTTTCCATTTCGAGCTGCAGATGCCCTATCCCTGGGGCCGCTGGCTGTCGACGTTGTGCGCCTTCATCATGCTGCTGGGGCTGGTGACCGGGATCATCACCCACAAGAAGATCTTCAAAGAGTTTTTCACGTTTCGCCCTGGCAAAGGGCAGCGCACGTGGCTGGACGGGCACAACGCCATCGGCGTGCTGGTGCTGCCGTTTCACCTGATGATCAGCTACAGCAGCCTGGTGCTGTTCATGTACCTGGTCATGCCCGCAAGCATCATGGCCAGTTATGGCAGTAGCAGCGGCTACTTCAATGACCTTTTCGGCCGCGACGACCCTCCCCAGGTAGTCAACGTCGCCACACCGCTGGTGCCGCTGGCAAGCCTGTATGCCAAGGTGCAGACGCAGGCGCCCGGTGCGCACATGGGGTTCATCCAGGTGCAGAACGCCGGGGATCGCAATGCCAGGGTAACGTTCACCCAGTCCTCGGCTGACAGCGTTCCCTACAGGCGCAGCGCCAACTGGACCTTCGACGGTGCCACCGGCGAGCTGCTGAGCCAGGGTGCGCCTGAAAGCGGTGCGATGATGACCGCATTCAGCTTCGCCGGTCTGCACATGGGTAACTACGCTGGGCCCTGGCTACGCTGGCTGTACTTTGCTTTCGGGCTTGCCGGCACAGCGGTGATTGGCACGGGCCTGGTGATGTGGTTGGGCAAGCGCCAGCTCAAGCATGCCAAGGCTCAACGCCTGCCGGGTGAGCTGCGCCTGGTCGAGGTGCTCAACATCGCCAGCATGAGTGGGCTGGTCGTGGCGGTGGCGGGATACTTCTGGGCCAATCGGCTGCTGCCGGTGACGCTGCCAGGGCGGGCAGACTGGGAGATCAATACCTTCTTCATGATCTGGCTGGCGGCGTTGGCGCATGCCGTGCTGCGGCCGGGCCGCAAGGCTTGGGGCGAGCAGTTGGCAGTGGGCGCAGCAGCCTTTGCGCTGTTGCCGGCGCTCAATGCCCTGAGTACTGGCCAAGGCCTCAACGCCTCGGTCCCGGCCGGTGACTGGGCCATGGCCGGCTTCGACCTCACCGCCCTGGCCTGCGGGGTATTCCTTGCCTGGGCTGCGAGCAGCATGCTGCGCCCTGCGAAGCCTGCTAGCCAACGCGCGGCGAAGGCGGCCAAAGTTTCGCCCGCGATGGTCGAGGTCAAGTGA
- the fahA gene encoding fumarylacetoacetase, with translation MNQTAIARSWVEHANGHRDFPLQNLPLGIFSRPGEALRCGVAIGDAILDLEAVLATGLLAGQAKVAVEATRGGALNAFFALGRAARVALRERLLELLGEHCEHQQSLQAALYPASECQLHLPAKVGDYTDFYVGIQHATNVGKLFRPDNPLLPNYKYVPIGYHGRASTLRPSGTDVRRPKGQTLPAGETEPRFGPCARLDYELELGIWIGQGNDIGQAIPIAEADQHLAGLCLLNDWSARDIQAWEYQPLGPFLSKSFITTLSPWVVTAEALEPFRCAQPARPDGDPQPLPYLLDPKDQARGAFDIELEVLLLTERMREQGLPAHRLALSNTLNMYWTVAQLIAHHSVNGCQLQPGDLFGSGTLSGATPDAYGSLLETTLGGKQPVELASGEKRTFLEDGDEIILRARCSRDGVGSIGFGECRGKIIAAN, from the coding sequence ATGAACCAGACCGCCATTGCCCGTAGCTGGGTCGAGCACGCCAACGGGCACCGCGACTTCCCATTGCAGAACCTGCCACTGGGTATCTTCAGCCGGCCGGGTGAGGCGCTGCGTTGTGGCGTCGCCATTGGCGATGCCATCCTCGACCTGGAGGCCGTGCTGGCCACAGGCTTGCTTGCAGGCCAGGCCAAAGTTGCGGTGGAGGCGACCCGTGGTGGCGCGCTGAACGCTTTCTTCGCGCTTGGGCGCGCTGCACGGGTGGCACTGCGTGAGCGTCTATTGGAGCTGCTGGGCGAGCACTGCGAGCATCAACAATCGCTGCAAGCGGCGTTGTATCCGGCCAGCGAGTGTCAGCTTCACTTGCCGGCCAAGGTTGGCGACTACACCGATTTCTATGTGGGTATCCAGCACGCCACCAACGTCGGCAAGCTGTTCCGTCCGGACAACCCCTTGCTGCCCAACTACAAGTACGTACCGATTGGCTACCATGGCCGCGCCTCCACCTTGCGCCCCTCTGGCACCGACGTACGCCGCCCCAAAGGCCAGACCTTGCCGGCTGGCGAGACCGAACCGCGCTTCGGCCCCTGCGCGCGCCTGGACTACGAGTTGGAATTGGGCATCTGGATCGGCCAAGGCAATGACATTGGCCAGGCCATCCCAATAGCCGAGGCCGATCAGCACCTGGCTGGCCTGTGCCTGCTCAACGACTGGTCCGCCAGGGACATTCAGGCTTGGGAATACCAGCCCCTGGGCCCGTTCCTGTCCAAAAGCTTCATTACCACGCTTTCGCCGTGGGTAGTCACAGCCGAAGCGCTGGAGCCCTTCCGCTGCGCCCAGCCGGCCCGCCCGGACGGCGACCCGCAGCCACTACCTTATTTGCTCGACCCCAAGGACCAGGCGCGCGGGGCCTTCGACATCGAGCTGGAAGTGCTGCTGCTTACCGAGCGCATGCGCGAGCAGGGCTTGCCGGCCCACCGCTTGGCCTTGAGCAACACCTTGAACATGTACTGGACCGTGGCGCAGTTGATCGCCCACCACAGCGTCAACGGCTGCCAATTGCAGCCTGGTGACCTGTTCGGCTCCGGCACGCTGTCCGGCGCCACGCCCGACGCTTATGGCAGCCTGCTGGAAACCACGCTCGGTGGAAAGCAACCGGTGGAGTTGGCCAGCGGTGAGAAGCGCACCTTCCTCGAAGACGGTGACGAAATCATCCTGCGTGCGCGCTGCTCGCGTGATGGTGTAGGCAGCATCGGCTTCGGCGAATGCCGCGGCAAGATCATCGCGGCCAACTGA